Proteins from a single region of Flaviflexus salsibiostraticola:
- a CDS encoding DUF1295 domain-containing protein, with protein sequence MKNRTSIIVIAVVILLGAFIAWAGSQNGATLGAIPLFALVVAIAFIIQWIVYIHAQLNRTEKYFDLTGSITYTSISLFLLFAVPDLSTRSLILGLMVMTWALRLGPFLFLRIRKDGGDSRFDELKKTPIRFFNVWNIQGLWVTFTASAAWIGMTSADQEPIGWLFFVGAALWLVGFTIEVTADMQKRIWRRKPENKGRYITSGLWAWSRHPNYFGEITLWLGIALIALPNLSGWQYIGLLSPVFVVILLTRISGIPLLEKQGEERWGDEEGYRDYVARTPTLIPLPPRRSPQR encoded by the coding sequence GTGAAAAACAGAACCTCCATCATCGTCATCGCTGTCGTCATCCTCCTCGGCGCCTTCATCGCCTGGGCTGGCAGCCAGAATGGCGCCACCCTTGGCGCCATTCCCCTCTTCGCGCTCGTCGTTGCGATCGCCTTCATCATTCAATGGATCGTCTACATCCATGCGCAGCTCAATCGCACGGAGAAGTACTTCGATCTCACGGGCAGCATCACCTACACATCCATCTCGCTCTTCCTTCTCTTCGCTGTGCCTGACCTCAGCACGCGCTCCCTCATCCTCGGCCTCATGGTGATGACGTGGGCGCTTCGCCTCGGCCCGTTCCTGTTCCTGAGGATCAGGAAGGACGGCGGGGATTCGCGGTTCGATGAGCTGAAGAAGACCCCGATCCGTTTCTTCAACGTGTGGAACATTCAGGGCCTGTGGGTCACCTTCACCGCATCGGCGGCATGGATCGGCATGACATCCGCCGACCAGGAGCCGATCGGCTGGCTGTTCTTCGTCGGGGCCGCGCTCTGGCTCGTCGGGTTCACCATCGAGGTGACCGCCGATATGCAGAAGCGGATCTGGCGGAGGAAGCCTGAGAATAAGGGCCGCTACATCACGAGCGGCCTGTGGGCCTGGTCGCGCCACCCGAACTACTTCGGGGAGATCACCCTCTGGCTCGGCATCGCCCTCATTGCCCTGCCCAACCTGTCCGGATGGCAGTACATCGGCCTCCTCTCCCCCGTCTTCGTCGTCATCCTCCTGACGAGAATCAGCGGGATCCCACTGCTCGAGAAGCAGGGCGAGGAGCGCTGGGGCGACGAGGAGGGCTACCGGGACTATGTCGCACGGACCCCCACCCTCATCCCCCTCCCGCCGCGCCGCTCCCCGCAGCGATGA
- a CDS encoding MarR family winged helix-turn-helix transcriptional regulator translates to MVNSKRATAQGRRVEMYAVGSNDPEGRLLDTSGVSESDIDQINRIMQAFSALRDAERAASEASAKYMALSETDMRALHFIIVSENQQRIVTASLLSGHLKISPATTTKLLDRLERGGHIIRKPHPTDRRSLQIQIAEETRSSAYETVGRLQSRRFHAAARLTPDEREVVIRFLHDMANEIDMKNADWAHHD, encoded by the coding sequence ATGGTAAACAGCAAACGAGCGACGGCGCAAGGACGGCGCGTCGAGATGTACGCGGTGGGGTCGAACGACCCCGAGGGCAGGCTGCTCGATACGTCGGGGGTGAGCGAGTCCGATATCGATCAGATCAATCGGATCATGCAGGCCTTCAGCGCCCTCCGTGACGCCGAGCGCGCTGCCAGTGAGGCATCCGCAAAGTACATGGCGCTGAGCGAGACCGACATGAGGGCCCTCCACTTCATCATCGTCAGCGAGAACCAGCAGCGGATCGTCACCGCCAGCCTGCTGAGCGGCCACCTCAAGATCTCGCCGGCCACGACGACGAAACTGCTCGACCGGCTTGAGCGCGGTGGCCACATCATCCGCAAGCCGCACCCGACGGACCGCCGCTCCCTCCAGATCCAGATCGCCGAAGAGACCCGGTCCTCCGCCTACGAGACCGTCGGCAGGCTGCAGTCCCGGCGTTTCCATGCCGCCGCCCGCCTCACTCCCGATGAGCGCGAGGTTGTCATCCGGTTCCTGCACGACATGGCGAACGAGATCGACATGAAGAATGCAGATTGGGCGCACCATGACTGA
- a CDS encoding DUF1206 domain-containing protein, with protein MDIPGGSDSLERAFNKAHDAVEDAADNRWFEYVSRVGYVMSGLVHAMIGWICLRLGLWGNSGESADQSGALASYAEAPAGAAILIIGGVAMAALSFMYLLDIPFGTVGRAGRKAFDIAKALGKSAVYAALALTALSFGLGGGSESGSAAEEAAAPFLSSMLGRGLVLAVGLAIIAIGVYHAHKGVTRGFRKDLDPAGDHRVSAVIDKTGLVGYVAKGIALGGVGIMVAWAAISADSDKARGMDAAFDEMRSLPAGGILLAAVGIGFMLYGIYSVLRAKYQQM; from the coding sequence ATGGATATCCCCGGGGGAAGCGACTCGCTCGAGCGAGCGTTCAATAAAGCGCACGATGCTGTCGAGGACGCCGCCGACAACCGATGGTTCGAGTACGTCTCCCGCGTCGGCTACGTCATGTCAGGCCTGGTCCACGCAATGATCGGATGGATCTGTCTCCGCCTCGGACTATGGGGGAATTCAGGCGAGTCGGCCGATCAGTCGGGCGCACTCGCATCCTATGCCGAGGCCCCCGCCGGCGCCGCGATTCTCATCATCGGCGGTGTTGCCATGGCAGCACTGTCATTCATGTACCTGCTCGACATCCCCTTCGGCACAGTGGGACGAGCGGGGCGCAAGGCGTTCGATATCGCCAAGGCTCTGGGGAAGTCAGCCGTCTATGCGGCACTTGCGCTGACCGCGCTGAGCTTCGGTCTGGGGGGCGGATCCGAGTCGGGGTCCGCTGCGGAGGAGGCCGCCGCGCCATTCCTCAGCTCGATGCTCGGCAGGGGCCTCGTGCTCGCCGTTGGGCTTGCGATCATCGCCATCGGCGTCTATCACGCCCACAAAGGTGTGACACGTGGGTTCAGAAAGGACCTCGACCCCGCGGGCGACCATCGCGTCAGCGCGGTGATCGACAAGACAGGGCTCGTCGGTTATGTCGCCAAGGGAATTGCCCTCGGCGGGGTCGGCATCATGGTCGCCTGGGCGGCGATCAGCGCCGACTCGGATAAGGCTCGCGGTATGGACGCGGCGTTCGATGAGATGCGGAGCCTGCCCGCCGGCGGGATCCTCCTCGCCGCGGTCGGCATCGGTTTCATGCTCTACGGCATCTACTCAGTACTACGGGCCAAGTATCAACAGATGTGA
- a CDS encoding HAD family hydrolase, with amino-acid sequence MVKLGQCEAVVWDLDGVLVDTEPDLKASFRAAARAVGYGELTEEQVSNRIGGGAKRALELIFGGEHAEYVEPALAHFKDYYPRHSAVHSVLYPDVKETLESLHGHVRFAVATAKIRTATLEILDTLGIIDLFDYIVTADDMTRMKPDPQSIQMVQARFGVAPESVVMIGDMATDIQAAHAAGSTGIGVTYGYGREEDIRAAGADLIISTPKEIIPLIR; translated from the coding sequence GTGGTCAAGCTGGGTCAATGTGAAGCGGTTGTCTGGGATCTCGACGGGGTCCTGGTCGATACGGAGCCCGATCTCAAGGCGAGCTTCCGGGCGGCGGCGCGTGCTGTCGGCTACGGGGAGCTCACCGAGGAGCAGGTCTCGAACAGGATCGGCGGGGGAGCGAAGAGGGCTCTCGAGCTGATCTTCGGAGGCGAGCATGCCGAGTATGTCGAACCCGCCCTCGCCCATTTCAAGGATTACTATCCGCGCCACTCCGCTGTGCACTCGGTCCTCTACCCGGACGTGAAGGAGACACTCGAGTCGTTGCACGGTCATGTGAGGTTTGCGGTCGCGACGGCGAAGATCCGCACCGCGACGCTCGAGATCCTCGACACCCTCGGCATCATCGACCTCTTCGACTACATCGTCACGGCTGACGATATGACGCGAATGAAGCCGGACCCCCAGTCCATTCAGATGGTCCAGGCGAGGTTCGGGGTCGCACCCGAGAGCGTCGTCATGATCGGCGATATGGCGACAGATATTCAAGCCGCACACGCTGCGGGCTCGACCGGAATCGGCGTCACGTATGGCTACGGCAGAGAAGAGGATATCCGTGCTGCTGGGGCCGACCTGATCATCTCCACCCCGAAGGAGATTATCCCCCTCATCCGCTGA
- a CDS encoding aminoglycoside phosphotransferase family protein, which yields MLIPDDFAALLRDRPADRLLSPAYPRHGTTGAEWLEVLPAIVAKSMRRWDLMLDGSSSTPVRTGQTALVLDVLTQSGAPAILKISWPFVEAAFEHLALREWDGRGMVRLEAAEPKDYALLLERLDADRELSAMGILESCEVIGTLIRTLDRPAHARFESLVERSVRWEDEMKAANPRVPRRLIAQARSHMTDLIADLTSGSADGGRLIDTDLHDRNVLAPLDSGRGDWLAIDPQAAAGEPAFAVAPMMWNRFSETTRAHSPRAHVRMRAGIISDAAGLDEDRVRAWTFVRLVLNAIDVAHEGDNETLTRSIALAKMFDQ from the coding sequence TTGCTCATTCCCGATGATTTCGCCGCGCTCCTCAGGGACCGCCCAGCCGACCGCCTGCTCTCCCCTGCTTATCCACGGCATGGGACAACGGGCGCTGAGTGGCTCGAAGTCCTGCCGGCGATCGTCGCGAAGTCCATGCGGCGCTGGGATCTCATGCTCGATGGCTCCTCGTCGACACCGGTGCGGACCGGGCAGACGGCACTCGTTCTCGATGTGCTCACGCAGTCAGGCGCCCCCGCCATCCTCAAGATCTCGTGGCCGTTCGTCGAAGCTGCCTTCGAGCACCTGGCATTGAGAGAATGGGACGGCCGCGGCATGGTCCGCCTTGAGGCCGCCGAGCCGAAGGACTACGCTCTCCTCCTTGAGCGGCTCGATGCCGACCGCGAGCTCTCGGCGATGGGCATCCTCGAGTCCTGCGAGGTGATCGGCACCCTCATCCGCACCCTCGATCGGCCGGCACACGCCAGATTCGAATCCCTCGTCGAGCGATCTGTCCGCTGGGAGGACGAGATGAAGGCTGCGAACCCTCGCGTGCCCCGCCGCCTCATCGCGCAGGCGCGCTCGCACATGACCGATCTGATCGCTGATCTCACCTCGGGCTCAGCCGACGGCGGGCGCCTCATCGACACCGACCTGCACGATCGGAATGTTCTGGCGCCGCTCGATTCTGGGCGGGGTGACTGGCTCGCCATCGATCCGCAGGCAGCCGCAGGCGAGCCCGCCTTCGCAGTCGCCCCTATGATGTGGAACCGGTTCTCGGAGACGACCCGCGCGCACAGTCCGCGCGCCCACGTCCGCATGAGGGCCGGCATCATCTCCGATGCGGCGGGGCTCGATGAGGACCGCGTACGAGCCTGGACCTTCGTCAGACTCGTACTCAACGCCATCGACGTCGCACACGAGGGCGACAACGAGACGCTCACCCGCTCGATAGCGCTTGCGAAGATGTTCGACCAGTAG
- a CDS encoding AMP-dependent synthetase/ligase encodes MTDTLGAIDDVSTPLLQELGHRRSVTDLLVDRAAEAPDHVAFRIRSAPITTREFEATVKQVAKGLIAHGVTAGDTLAIHGATAYEWAVADFAATWVGAIVVPIFDSASPTQVRHIMADAKVRWAFADSEEKRQTIADAIGRPFHETWQLDDASIRALIEDGAHVAEDELDTRRAAAGPDDIATLVYTSGTEGLPKGVILTHRNLIGQILNIGADYAEIVHDQGSTIIFLPLAHVLARALQLICIAQGMTISYEADPKNAIGALAEVRPTFLVVVPRILEKIRERLAGAADAKRLGWLWRDAEATGIAWGRHLERRQTDSTLTPPRTLAVKHRLYDRLFYRKVRSLLGGRIDYLLSGAAPLGATVNLLFRGMGIEVIEGYGLTETTAPLAGNRPGNNYAGTVGPPSPGHTIRISPDGEVLARGIGVSPGFFREEHNRDAFIDGFLRTGDLGRLDKDGRLTITGRIRDTIVTAGGKTIAPLRWQSMVEENPLVAHALVVGDSRPYPAALILLDPDEAAYLDIVPPSGEATIVDREDLVARILPSIRHANLDVSSPERVKRFALIAADLSPGSDFVTPTMKLRRSRVLQDLAPLIETLYTHGHSV; translated from the coding sequence ATGACTGACACGCTCGGCGCCATCGACGATGTCTCCACGCCGCTCCTGCAGGAGCTGGGTCACCGCCGCAGCGTCACCGACCTGCTAGTTGACCGCGCGGCCGAGGCCCCCGACCACGTCGCCTTCCGCATCAGGAGTGCTCCCATCACGACGCGGGAGTTCGAGGCGACGGTCAAGCAGGTCGCCAAAGGCCTCATCGCCCACGGCGTCACGGCCGGCGACACGCTCGCCATCCACGGAGCAACGGCCTATGAATGGGCGGTCGCCGACTTCGCAGCGACCTGGGTCGGGGCCATTGTTGTCCCGATCTTCGACTCCGCATCCCCGACCCAGGTTCGCCACATCATGGCCGATGCCAAGGTCCGCTGGGCGTTCGCCGATTCGGAGGAGAAGCGTCAGACCATCGCCGACGCGATCGGCAGGCCCTTCCACGAGACCTGGCAGCTTGACGATGCCTCGATCCGTGCCCTCATCGAGGACGGCGCCCACGTGGCAGAGGACGAACTCGACACCCGCCGCGCCGCCGCGGGTCCCGATGACATCGCGACGCTCGTCTACACCTCGGGCACCGAGGGTCTGCCCAAAGGCGTGATCCTCACCCATCGAAACCTCATCGGCCAGATTCTCAACATCGGCGCCGACTATGCCGAGATCGTGCACGACCAGGGCTCGACCATCATCTTTCTCCCACTCGCCCATGTCCTCGCCCGAGCCCTGCAGCTCATCTGCATCGCGCAGGGCATGACGATCAGCTACGAAGCCGATCCGAAGAACGCGATCGGCGCGCTCGCGGAGGTCCGACCGACCTTCCTCGTCGTCGTTCCCCGCATCCTCGAGAAGATCAGAGAGCGCCTGGCCGGGGCGGCCGACGCGAAGCGGCTCGGCTGGCTGTGGCGGGATGCGGAGGCGACGGGAATAGCCTGGGGGCGCCACCTCGAGCGCCGCCAGACCGACTCGACCCTGACTCCGCCGCGCACGCTCGCGGTGAAGCACCGGCTCTACGATCGGCTGTTCTACCGAAAGGTTCGAAGCCTGCTCGGCGGCAGGATCGACTACCTGCTCAGTGGCGCGGCCCCGCTGGGAGCGACCGTCAATCTGCTCTTCCGCGGCATGGGTATCGAGGTCATCGAGGGCTACGGCCTCACAGAGACGACCGCGCCGCTCGCAGGCAATCGCCCGGGCAACAACTATGCGGGGACGGTCGGCCCTCCGAGCCCCGGCCACACCATCCGGATCTCCCCCGACGGGGAAGTGCTCGCCCGCGGAATCGGGGTCTCTCCGGGGTTCTTCCGCGAGGAGCACAACCGCGACGCATTCATCGACGGCTTCCTTCGAACTGGGGACCTCGGGCGGCTCGACAAGGATGGTCGACTGACGATCACGGGCCGCATCCGCGACACAATTGTCACAGCGGGCGGTAAGACCATCGCGCCGCTGCGCTGGCAGAGCATGGTGGAGGAGAATCCGCTGGTCGCACACGCCCTCGTCGTCGGCGACTCCCGGCCCTATCCCGCAGCCCTCATCCTTCTCGACCCGGACGAGGCCGCCTACCTCGACATCGTTCCCCCGTCGGGTGAGGCGACGATCGTGGATCGGGAGGATCTGGTCGCCCGGATCCTCCCCTCGATCCGCCACGCCAACCTCGACGTCTCGAGCCCAGAACGGGTCAAACGCTTCGCTCTCATCGCGGCGGACCTCAGCCCTGGCAGCGACTTCGTCACGCCGACGATGAAGCTGCGTCGATCTCGAGTTCTGCAGGACCTCGCGCCCCTGATCGAGACCCTCTACACGCACGGCCACTCCGTCTGA
- a CDS encoding MMPL family transporter, producing MKTEESEGRVVSSRRGAGWWARVILPALIIVAWLGAAGAGGPLFGRIDEVSSNDQNAYLPSESESATVGELARDFYDSEDVPTVVVIVADDGTLDGADMEAIDGLAQTIANLDVTGAVSPPIPSEDGAAVQLFVPIDSSVEVADGVETLRQTIADELPGGLTAYVTGPGGLIADLGAAFAGVDGLLLAVAFAAVLIILLIVYRSIFLPLAVLTTSVLALAGAILVVWNLADWGVFLLNGQVQGILFILVIGAATDYSLLYVSRYREELLQNEDVWQATRRAWRGTIEPVLASGGTVIAGLLTLLLSDLESNSVLGPVASVGIIFAILAALTLLPAVLGLVGRRAFWPRVPAYDASADSESQFSYGGIWGRTVRFVERSPRPIWIVTAIALAIGALGVTQLRADGVAETELVLTASEARDGQEVLSERFAAGSGSPATVLVDEGEVSAAVAVLAASDGVDSVTITAADSPSGQAPITPDGIAPVGPPGTPTPEPTVVDGRVLLQATLSDPADDGAALQTIDELRAAMAESAPSTLIGGPSATNLDTITTSIEDRQTIIPIVLIVILVILMALLRAIVAPIILVLTTILSFGTAMGVSAIVFNEILDFPGADPAVPLYAFVFLVALSIDYTIFLMTRVREETVKHGTHRGIVRGLAVTGTVITSAGIVLASTFAALAVIPILFLFQLAFIVAFGVLLDTFIVRTLLVPALSLDIGRRIWWPSRLASTEAPGEVEAEARSEEPVGASM from the coding sequence GTGAAGACAGAAGAGTCTGAGGGACGAGTAGTCAGTTCACGTCGCGGCGCAGGCTGGTGGGCTCGGGTCATTCTGCCCGCGCTCATCATCGTCGCCTGGCTCGGTGCGGCTGGCGCTGGTGGCCCCCTGTTCGGGCGAATCGACGAGGTCTCGTCCAACGATCAGAACGCCTATCTGCCCAGTGAGTCGGAATCCGCCACGGTCGGTGAGTTGGCGCGGGACTTCTATGATTCCGAGGACGTGCCGACCGTCGTCGTCATCGTCGCCGACGACGGGACGCTCGACGGAGCGGACATGGAGGCGATCGACGGTCTCGCGCAGACGATCGCGAACCTCGATGTCACGGGTGCTGTCTCGCCACCGATCCCGTCAGAGGATGGTGCTGCCGTTCAGCTCTTCGTGCCCATCGACTCCAGCGTCGAGGTCGCCGATGGTGTCGAGACCCTCAGGCAGACGATCGCCGATGAACTGCCGGGCGGCCTGACCGCCTACGTGACCGGGCCGGGAGGGCTCATCGCCGACCTCGGCGCGGCGTTCGCCGGCGTCGATGGACTTCTGCTCGCTGTCGCCTTCGCGGCCGTCCTCATCATTCTCCTCATCGTCTACCGGTCGATCTTCCTTCCCCTAGCCGTCCTCACGACAAGCGTCCTTGCGCTGGCAGGCGCGATCCTCGTCGTGTGGAACCTCGCCGACTGGGGCGTGTTCCTCCTCAACGGCCAGGTTCAGGGCATTCTCTTCATCCTCGTCATCGGTGCCGCGACCGACTACTCCCTGCTGTACGTCTCGCGGTACCGCGAGGAGCTGCTGCAGAACGAGGACGTGTGGCAGGCGACGAGGAGGGCGTGGCGCGGGACGATCGAGCCGGTCCTCGCCTCCGGCGGCACCGTCATCGCCGGTCTCCTGACCCTGCTCCTGTCCGACCTCGAGTCGAATTCCGTCCTCGGACCCGTCGCCTCCGTCGGCATCATCTTCGCCATCCTCGCCGCACTCACCCTCCTGCCCGCAGTCCTCGGACTGGTCGGCAGGAGGGCATTCTGGCCCCGCGTGCCCGCCTACGACGCGAGCGCAGATAGCGAGTCCCAGTTCTCCTACGGCGGCATCTGGGGCAGGACAGTCCGCTTCGTTGAGCGGAGCCCGCGCCCCATCTGGATCGTCACAGCGATCGCCCTCGCCATTGGCGCACTCGGCGTCACCCAGCTCCGTGCGGACGGAGTCGCTGAGACCGAGCTGGTGCTCACCGCCTCGGAGGCCCGAGATGGGCAGGAGGTCCTCTCTGAGAGGTTCGCGGCGGGATCCGGCAGTCCGGCGACGGTCCTCGTCGACGAGGGTGAGGTGAGTGCGGCCGTCGCCGTTCTCGCTGCAAGTGACGGGGTCGATTCGGTCACCATCACCGCCGCGGATTCCCCGAGCGGTCAGGCCCCCATCACGCCCGATGGCATTGCGCCGGTCGGACCGCCCGGAACGCCGACCCCTGAACCCACGGTCGTCGACGGGCGCGTCCTGCTCCAGGCAACACTGAGCGACCCGGCGGACGACGGCGCTGCGCTGCAGACGATCGATGAGCTGCGGGCGGCGATGGCGGAATCCGCCCCCAGCACGCTCATCGGCGGACCGTCGGCGACCAATCTCGACACGATCACCACTTCGATCGAGGATCGGCAGACGATCATCCCGATTGTTCTCATCGTCATCCTCGTCATCCTCATGGCACTCCTGCGCGCCATCGTCGCGCCCATCATCCTCGTCCTCACGACGATCCTGTCCTTCGGGACGGCGATGGGAGTGTCTGCCATCGTGTTCAACGAGATCCTCGACTTCCCCGGCGCGGACCCGGCGGTGCCGCTCTACGCGTTCGTCTTCCTCGTGGCCCTGTCGATCGACTACACGATCTTCCTCATGACGCGTGTGCGGGAGGAGACCGTCAAGCACGGAACCCACCGCGGCATCGTCCGCGGCCTTGCCGTCACCGGCACGGTCATCACCTCCGCGGGCATCGTGCTCGCCTCGACCTTCGCCGCGCTCGCGGTCATCCCCATCCTCTTCCTCTTCCAGCTCGCCTTCATCGTGGCCTTCGGCGTCCTTCTCGACACCTTCATCGTCCGGACCCTGCTCGTCCCGGCCCTCAGCCTCGACATCGGCAGGAGGATCTGGTGGCCCTCGAGGCTCGCCTCGACAGAGGCGCCCGGCGAGGTCGAGGCGGAGGCCAGGTCGGAGGAGCCGGTGGGTGCCTCGATGTGA
- a CDS encoding pyrimidine dimer DNA glycosylase/endonuclease V → MRIWSLHPRYLDRQGLLAGWREGLLAQAVLLGNTKGYTNHPQLVRFRQSADPQGTIGSHLQAIAEEAGRRGYRFDSTKIIRSADPGIRLTVTDGQLDFERRHLLAKVLARNPDDAERIASLHAPVDPHPLFDVVPGGIEAWERGTLDP, encoded by the coding sequence ATGAGAATCTGGTCGCTTCACCCCCGCTACCTCGACCGGCAGGGCCTGCTGGCGGGGTGGCGGGAGGGTCTGCTCGCGCAGGCCGTCCTTCTCGGCAACACGAAGGGGTACACGAACCACCCTCAGCTCGTCCGGTTCCGCCAGTCCGCAGACCCGCAGGGCACGATCGGCAGCCATCTCCAGGCCATCGCCGAGGAGGCCGGACGCCGCGGCTACCGCTTCGACTCCACCAAGATCATCCGATCGGCAGATCCGGGCATCCGTCTCACCGTGACCGACGGTCAGCTCGACTTCGAGCGACGCCACCTGCTTGCCAAAGTGCTCGCGAGAAACCCGGACGATGCGGAGCGCATCGCATCCCTCCACGCACCGGTCGACCCGCATCCGCTGTTCGATGTGGTCCCCGGAGGCATCGAGGCGTGGGAGCGCGGAACACTCGACCCCTGA